One Elaeis guineensis isolate ETL-2024a chromosome 10, EG11, whole genome shotgun sequence genomic window carries:
- the LOC105059757 gene encoding gibberellin 3-beta-dioxygenase 1: protein MSSLSDPAAGPHQPHHFDLQSASEVPDSYAWPTLHGQPSASEPMPVIDLADRDAAGSIGRACMSWGAFQVTGHRIAPRLLDAIEAETRRLFLLPIQQKLKAASSPDDRSGYGPIPLSAFCDKLMWSEGFTISGSPVDHARKLWPHDHDKFCDAIEEYKKEMKALSGWLIGLILLSLGLKFEDVAWAAPVGNLPPDLTGTLRLNSYPPCPEPDKAMGMLAHTDSSLLTILYQSGTTGLQVLRDEDQSSPARWVTVPLLPESLIVLVGDLLHILSNGQLKTALHRVVVDRIQHRVSVAYFFGPPGNVKVSPIEKLVGPGRAPAYRGVTWAEYLGIRMKLFDKALASLKEQEESKEVCDE, encoded by the exons ATGTCGTCGCTTTCCGATCCGGCTGCTGGCCCTCACCAACCCCACCACTTCGATCTGCAGTCTGCCAGCGAGGTCCCTGACTCCTATGCATGGCCGACCTTACATGGCCAGCCATCTGCGTCGGAGCCCATGCCGGTCATCGATCTTGCCGACCGCGATGCTGCCGGGTCGATAGGCCGTGCATGCATGTCGTGGGGCGCATTTCAGGTCACAGGACACCGCATCGCTCCACGCCTTCTGGATGCTATCGAGGCCGAGACACGCCGCCTCTTCTTGCTCCCAATCCAGCAGAAACTAAAGGCAGCAAGCTCTCCTGATGACAGATCTGGTTATGGCCCCATCCCTCTTTCTGCCTTTTGCGACAAGCTCATGTGGTCGGAGGGCTTCACCATCTCGGGGTCCCCGGTGGACCACGCTCGCAAGCTCTGGCCCCATGACCATGACAAATTCTG TGATGCAATAGAAGAATACAAGAAGGAGATGAAGGCTCTCTCCGGGTGGCTGATCGGACTGATCCTTCTCTCACTGGGCCTAAAGTTTGAGGACGTCGCTTGGGCTGCTCCAGTTGGAAATTTGCCGCCGGACTTGACCGGCACGCTACGATTGAACTCATATCCGCCGTGCCCGGAGCCGGACAAGGCCATGGGCATGTTAGCCCACACCGACTCAAGCCTGTTGACGATCCTGTACCAGAGCGGCACCACCGGGCTCCAGGTGCTGCGGGACGAGGACCAGAGTAGTCCGGCCCGGTGGGTGACGGTGCCGCTGCTGCCGGAGTCTCTGATCGTGCTTGTGGGAGATTTGCTCCACATACTATCCAATGGCCAGCTCAAGACCGCCCTCCACCGGGTGGTCGTCGACCGGATCCAGCACCGTGTGTCGGTGGCGTATTTCTTCGGGCCTCCGGGTAACGTGAAGGTGTCGCCCATTGAAAAATTGGTGGGCCCCGGGCGGGCCCCTGCGTATCGGGGTGTTACGTGGGCGGAGTACTTGGGCATCAGGATGAAGCTCTTTGACAAGGCGCTGGCATCGCTGAAGGAGCAAGAGGAATCAAAGGAGGTCTGTGATGAATAA
- the LOC105059960 gene encoding gibberellin 3-beta-dioxygenase 2: MADGGRNKAGITVDYGRRRRSEDVFGVFLTRLEFEDVAWAAPVGNLPPDLTGTLRLNSYPPCPEPDKAMGMVAHTDSSLFTILHQSSTTGLQVLRDEDPSSPARWVTAPLLPESLIVLVGDLLHILSNGQLKTAVHRVVVDRIQRRASAAYFSGPPGNVKVLPVEQLVGPGRAPAYRGVTWADYSSG; this comes from the exons ATGGCCGATGGGGGAAGAAACAAGGCCGGCATCACCGTCGACTATGGGAGAAGACGGAGGAGTGAGGATG TCTTCGGCGTGTTCCTGACCCGTCTCGAGTTTGAGGACGTCGCTTGGGCGGCTCCAGTTGGAAATTTGCCGCCGGACTTGACCGGCACGCTACGATTGAACTCATATCCGCCGTGCCCGGAGCCGGACAAGGCCATGGGCATGGTAGCCCACACCGACTCAAGCCTGTTCACGATCCTGCACCAGAGCAGCACCACCGGGCTCCAGGTGCTGCGGGACGAGGACCCGAGTAGTCCGGCCCGGTGGGTGACGGCGCCGCTGCTGCCGGAGTCTTTGATCGTGCTTGTGGGAGATTTGCTCCACATACTATCCAATGGCCAGCTCAAGACCGCCGTCCACCGGGTGGTCGTCGACCGGATCCAGCGCCGTGCGTCGGCGGCGTATTTCAGCGGGCCTCCGGGTAACGTGAAGGTGTTGCCCGTTGAACAATTGGTGGGCCCCGGGCGGGCCCCTGCGTATCGGGGTGTTACGTGGGCGGACTACTCATCAGGATGA